In Macadamia integrifolia cultivar HAES 741 chromosome 1, SCU_Mint_v3, whole genome shotgun sequence, a single window of DNA contains:
- the LOC122082181 gene encoding kinesin-like protein NACK1, whose protein sequence is MTVRTPATPASKIDRTPVSTPGGPKAKEEKIVVTVRLRPLSKREESLKDQVAWECIDDHTIISKPPPQERSVAPASYTFDKVFGPACLTETVYEGVKNVALSALMGINATIFAYGQTSSGKTYTMRGITEKAVNDIYDHISNTPERDFAIKISGLEIYNENVRDLLNLDSGRNLKLLDDPEKGTVVEKLVEETANNDQHLRRLISVCEAQRQVGETALNDTSSRSHQIIRLTIESTHRENSGCVKSFVASLNFVDLAGSERASQTHADGVRLREGCHINLSLMTLTTVIRKLSVGKRSGHIPYRDSKLTRILQHSLGGNARTAIICTLSPALSHVEQSRNTLSFATRAKEVTNTAQVNMVVFQKQLVKHLQKEVARLEAELRTPDPSNEKDLKIQQMEMEIEELRRQRDLAQTQADELRRKVQEQLVVNPFESPRPVVKCLTFSGSVSPKLDGKESARGDRTGNTLGRQTMRQSSTAPFTLMHEIRKLEQLQEQLGDEANRALEVLQKEVACHRLGNQDAAETIAKLQAEIREMCAVRSTVKQVEVGEVVAANKSVSANLKDEITRLHSQGSTIANLEEQLENVQKSIDKLVMSLPSKIQQSNSEVTPRSKSQSKKKKMLPLAASNSANLQNLLRSPCSPRSSSRKVLESETENKAPENNNIVSSGILPEPEKVTPTKSEDGGDISSREGTPCYQRSSSVNMRKMQKMFQNAAEENVRSIRAYVTELKERVAKLQYQKQLLVCQVLELEANETAGYNMENDDNTSEIQELPVSWHVTFQEQRNQIIELWDICHVSIIRRTQFYLLFKGDPADQIYLEVELRRLTWLQQHFAELGNASPAHFGDEPTISKSSSIRALKREREFLARRVITRLTADERDALYIKWDVPLDGKQRKLQLVNKLWVDPHDANHVEDSAELVAKLVGFCEGGKVSKEMFELNFVVPADKRPWILGWNPISNLLHF, encoded by the exons CTATACCTTCG ATAAGGTCTTTGGTCCTGCTTGCTTGACTGAGACAGTCTACGAAGGAGTGAAGAATGTTGCTTTGTCTGCATTGATGGGCATAAATG CAACCATATTTGCTTATGGGCAAACTAGTAGTGGAAAGACTTATACAATGAGAGGAATAACGGAGAAGGCAGTCAATGATATATACGATCACATTTCAAAT ACTCCAGAGAGAGATTTTGCAATAAAGATTTCTGGACTGGAAATTTATAATGAGAATGTGAGGGACCTGTTAAATCTAGATTCTGGTCGTAATCTTAAGCTTTTGGATGATCCAGAG AAAGGAACTGTGGTTGAGAAGTTGGTAGAAGAGACGGCAAATAATGATCAGCACTTGAGACGTTTGATCAGCGTTTGTGAAG CTCAAAGGCAGGTTGGTGAAACTGCACTAAATGATACCAGCTCAAGATCACACCAGATAATAAGGCTG ACGATAGAGAGTACACACCGCGAGAATTCAGGTTGTGTGAAGTCTTTTGTTGCAAGCCTG AACTTCGTAGATCTTGCTGGAAGTGAAAGAGCTTCACAGACTCATGCAGATGGTGTTAGGCTCAGGGAAGGGTGTCATATCAACCTTAGCTTGATGACTCTCACAACTGTAATCAGAAAGCTCAG TGTTGGAAAAAGGAGTGGCCATATACCTTATCGAGATTCAAAGCTCACACGCATATTGCAGCACTCTCTTGGTGGAAATGCGCGTACTGCTATCATCTGTACCTTGAGCCCAGCATTAAGTCATGTGGAGCAATCTCGGAATACTCTCTCCTTTGCTACTCGTGCAAAGGAAGTCACTAATACTGCCCAAGTAAACATGGTAG TGTTTCAGAAACAACTGGTGAAACATTTGCAAAAGGAAGTAGCCAGACTTGAGGCAGAGCTTCGCACCCCTGACCCATCCAATGAGAAAGATCTGAAAATTCAGCAG ATGGAGATGGAAATTGAAGAACTGAGGCGTCAAAGAGATCTTGCTCAAACCCAAGCGGATGAATTGCGTAGGAAAGTGCAGGAACAGCTG GTTGTGAACCCATTTGAATCACCCCGCCCAGTAGTCAAGTGCCTCACCTTTTCGGGTTCAGTATCACCAAAACTTGATGGAAAGGAGTCTGCTCGTGGTGATAGGACAGGAAACACACTGGGAAGGCAGACCATGAGGCAATCTTCAACTGCTCCCTTCACACTCATGCATGAAATTCGGAAGCTTGAGCAACTCCAGGAGCAGCTTGGAGACGAAGCAAACCGGGCACTGGAAGTACTACAAAAGGAGGTTGCTTGTCACAGATTAGGAAATCAAGATGCGGCAGAGACTATTGCCAAGCTACAAGCtgaaataagggaaatgtgtGCTGTGAGGTCCACAGTAAAACAAGTAGAAGTGGGAGAAGTTGTTGCTGCTAACAAGAGTGTCAGTGCCAACCTCAAGGATGAGATCACCAGGCTTCATTCACAGGGAAGCACCATTGCTAATCTTGAGGAGCAGCTTGAAAATGTTCAGAAGTCTATCGACAAGTTGGTAATGTCTCTCCCAAGTAAAATTCAACAATCCAATAGTGAGGTTACTCCAAGATCCAAGAGTcagtcaaagaagaagaaaatgctTCCTTTGGCTGCGAGTAACAGTGCCAATCTACAAAATCTCTTAAGATCTCCATGCTCACCTCGGTCATCATCTCGGAAAGTATTGGAATCTGAGACGGAGAACAAAGCTCCAGAGAACAATAACATCGTATCTAGTGGGATTTTACCCGAACCTGAGAAAGTGACGCCAACAAAGAGTGAAGATGGTGGAGATATATCATCAAGGGAAGGAACCCCCTGCTATCAACGCTCAAGTTCTGTAAACATGAGAAAAATGCAAAAGATGTTCCAGAATGCAGCTGAGGAGAATGTGAGAAGCATAAGGGCATATGTTACAGAGCTTAAAGAACGTGTGGCCAAGCTCCAGTACCAGAAGCAGTTGCTTGTTTGCCAG GTGTTGGAACTAGAAGCAAATGAAACTGCTGGATACAACATGGAGAATGATGACAACACATCTGAGATACAAGAGCTTCCTGTCTCATGGCATGTCACTTTTCAGGAGCAAAGGAACCAAATTATTGAGTTGTGGGATATATGCCATGTGTCAATCATACGTAGGACGCAATTCTACTTGTTATTCAAGGGTGACCCAGCAGATCAGATTTATTTGGAGGTTGAGCTTCGTCGCTTGACTTGGTTGCAGCAGCACTTCGCAGAGCTCGGGAATGCAAGCCCAGCTCACTTTGGTGATGAGCCAACCATCTCCAAATCGTCAAG TATCAGAGCATTAAAGCGTGAAAGGGAGTTCCTTGCTAGGAGGGTGATCACACGATTGACTGCAGACGAACGAGATGCCTTGTACATAAAATGGGATGTCCCACTTGATGGAAAGCAGAGGAAGCTACAACTTGTAAATAAGCTATGGGTAGATCCTCATGATGCCAATCATGTAGAAGACAGTGCTGAGTTAGTGGCGAAGCTTGTGGGATTCTGTGAAGGTGGGAAAGTATCAAAAGAGATGTTTGAGCTCAACTTCGTGGTTCCAGCTGACAAGAGACCATGGATTCTAGGATGGAATCCAATCTCAAATCTTTTACACTTCTAG